The Ostrinia nubilalis chromosome 11, ilOstNubi1.1, whole genome shotgun sequence genomic sequence catattttattattgtttgtttgtattggtctgggtattttattacaatctttatttaaaaaatctttattggtTATCTTCATCGTCTTATTACTCACAGAACAAGCTTTGGTCAGTTTAGGAGCAGACGGCGCAGCGTACGAACGTTAAAGAATATGAATGATCATGTTTGCAGATGGAGACAGTGATAAAGCAAACGGAGGAGAGCATGACGCGCAAGCTGTCGACGGCGTCGCGGCTGCACGAGGACTACCGGCCGCTGAAGGCCGAGGTGGACCTGCTGCGGCGGCAGTGCCTCGGGCTCGAGCGCCTGCCCGACCTGCACGAGGAGGAGGGCTCGCCCATCACGCCCGAGTGAGCACCCGCGTCCGCCATGCTGATTACTGATGCAACCaatacgaatattcgtattcgccgAATAGTAGACATTAACCGAACATTCATATTCggtgaaataataattacgaaTACGAATGCCTACTTTTTAAAGATTTTGTCACACACGAGTGTGTTTCCGAACACTATAGCCACACCGACACGATGGGAAAACCCCGGTCAGTCAGTATGTAACAAAGTAGTAAGTAAGTTCTCTTCCGGAATTTGACAGTCAATAACAGGTCAATTGTACAAATTATAGTGATAcgataacataaaaaaatacattatatgTAAATTTCAGTTACTAAAACATTAACCataataaatagagttaaattTATGAGTATTTCATGACTATGTAGAGATATTCGTATTCGCCGaattcttcttctcagtcggtacactcttgtcagagtggtcgtggtcatcatcttgaatcacgattcagagtgatgttcctcgtaatacggcgccattcctcgcggactgcagctttccgggtactttcgctaaccgagcacttagttgcggccttgcCGAATAGAAGAATAGAAgatttaatatttgtattcgTAAAAGTAGTATTTGTTGCATCACTATGCTGATCGATGGACTACATCATTTGACTGAAAGTAGCGCTTGTTAGAAATTGTTAGCGAAATTGCGATCGCCATGGCAACCACCGAAAACTTTTAGCACAGTATGTTTTCGGCAAGGACACGATTGCTAACTTCAAAAGTGACGTTTTCCcatattaaattttttttgcagTGTTAGCACTTCTGGCTAAAATAAAAGGCCGCAGTTTTTCTTACTAGCGCTATTTTCGGCCTAACGCCCCCGACGACGCAGTCTGTCTGGGTCCAATGAGTGCTGATGACctgaaattttaaaatcaaaccaAACTTGATTGAATTAAAATAGCAAATCTAGCTCAAAAGTCTTTTGAACGAGCAAATGTAGTCTACCTACGTTAGAATTTTAGTGTTCAGATACGCGTTGAGTGCTGcctttttttgaaaaactttattatagagtattaatttatttaatgaatgGTGTTTCGCAGCCGCTTCCCGCCTCTgtcggcggcgccggcgcggcCCGCCGCCTTCCTGCCGCCGGCGCCGCGcaagccgccgccgccgccgcccgcgttCAGGTCTGCTCTCGACCAAGATTTCCTTACCGTCTCGCTGAGGTTCGCTTTCGTTATGTTTTCTTATAATTTCCCCCCGTAACCCTCACCCTCACCCTCGCCTCGATCCCACCCACACCTCTTTTTATGtgcactttattttttttagtcaTGCACAGCATTCTTATGTTGTTCATTTAATCGTTTGGTTGTTAACATTCTTTTGCATCGTTTAATATTCGCCACGTAAACtttttattgcatttattttaaccataatcGATTCAACCGCCGATAGGCCTTTAAGCGGTTCACGTTCAAATGATGATGAGGAACAACGGCTGATATGTTTCTTACACACTTCCGATTTAAAATCGTCATTGAATCCGTCATTACACCCGCTCGCTGACCGCGCACGTGCCCGCAGGCAGCAGCCGCCGCCCATGAAGTCGTGCCTGTCGTGCCACCAGCAGATCCACCGCAACGCGCCCATCTGCCCGCTGTGCAAGGCCAAGAGCCGCTCGCGCAACCCCAAGAAGCCCAAGAAGAAGtagtcgccgccgccgccgccgccaccgccgccgccgcctcccgcCGCCTGTCGCCACCCGCCGGACATCGCGCCACACATTATATGCACGGCCTCCTGCTCCGCCGTCAACAGTTATTTCGGATCTATCCACCCGACTGAGCTGCCGGCGTGAACAGTAGAGATGGATAGATGCGAACACGAGACAACGGCGTTAGAGCAGGACGCCCCGCTAGTCAGTTTAGTCAGGTCTAGTGAGGTTCAGTGGACTATGGACATGTATTGAtcagttaatattatttaatttactgcCGTTGATCGAAGGTGGAGACTGGAGAGAGATGTATAATATTGGTGGGATTATCTTTCACTTTCCAACCATTATCCTTAGGTACAGCACCTGTCCTGTATCGTGATGTGGATCGGATGGAGCGTTTGAGTTGTCCATCTGGtctaaatatgtatgtaattagaTTTCTTATTCATAAATCGTTAGTTGATTTATGCATACCTAGTCCCACTAACCATAATGTCACGGTAAATATTTGTGGCGCaaaggtaatttttttttctactaAAAGCAAAGGTGAGCTTATTTTTCAATTCCAATACTAAAGACAGACAAAATAGACCATGTCTGTCTTTTACATTTGGATTTTAGTGTATTTTGTAGACACTCAGTTTATCAATTtcgttacattttttatttggtatgaTATTACTAGTCTTCACGGGTTGATCGATTGCATTTATGGATTAGTGGTACGAGTGAGATTAAAACTGTATTATAGTTATTTAGGTAATGTCATAGTGCGGTTATTATAGGTTCTAAACTAGAGTGTGTCGATGACCTGGAGCTGAAAAATTGACCTAGGAACGTGAGGGCTTCTGGACTCGTTGAGCcaacgaacacgtgtgtttAGCAAATTGATAAAGTATTAACTTGAACGTTTAGATAAGAACCACTTGTAGATTTTGTACATAAACTACAGTGATGCGTAGATGTAAGATGTGAtagcaaattatttaaatatgcgCACATTGAAGTGTGTTTTGTGCCCAATT encodes the following:
- the LOC135075954 gene encoding zinc finger C4H2 domain-containing protein codes for the protein MTAENEREIYHKLEAMKEIRNKTITLERLKRSILNEVRSGDQEGRCLAQYKREMELLQQEKMSHVEELRQIHADINAMETVIKQTEESMTRKLSTASRLHEDYRPLKAEVDLLRRQCLGLERLPDLHEEEGSPITPDRFPPLSAAPARPAAFLPPAPRKPPPPPPAFRSALDQDFLTVSLRQQPPPMKSCLSCHQQIHRNAPICPLCKAKSRSRNPKKPKKK